One Citricoccus sp. K5 DNA window includes the following coding sequences:
- a CDS encoding YdiU family protein, producing the protein MSRFPQPTLSLQANFASDLPELAIPWQAEETPEPRLLVVNEPLAADLGLDPEWLRSQDGVSLLTGNRVPEGATPVAQAYAGHQFGSYVPRLGDGRALLLGEITDTGGHRRDIHLKGSGRTPFARGGDGRAVVGPMLREYLISEAMHGLGIRTTRSLGVVATGRTVLREEGPLRGAVLARVAASHLRVGSFQYARNHEDPALLRRLADQAVALHYPTAAQDENPYLSLLRGVFRAQAGLVAQWLLVGFVHGVMNTDNMTISGETIDYGPCAFMDAFDRNAVYSSIDTGGRYAYGNQPAVAQWNLARFAEALLPLLDENEDRAVALATEALGEFPREFGTAFSAGMRRKLGLPADSPDKTVGPLIDDLLALLHQDHVDYTQFLRRLGQAARGDLSPVQAVFTDRPTLDAWIERWQSFTPDPESMERANPAYIPRNHLVEEALEAASADDLAPLYRLLEAVSEPFRERPGFERYAESPPEDFGQYRTYCGT; encoded by the coding sequence GTGAGCCGCTTTCCCCAACCCACCCTGTCCCTGCAGGCGAACTTCGCCTCCGATCTGCCGGAACTGGCCATCCCGTGGCAGGCCGAGGAGACCCCGGAGCCGCGGCTGTTGGTGGTCAACGAACCATTGGCCGCCGATCTCGGCCTGGATCCGGAGTGGCTTCGCAGTCAGGACGGCGTCAGCCTCCTGACCGGCAACCGCGTACCCGAAGGTGCCACACCCGTGGCCCAGGCCTATGCGGGACATCAGTTCGGCTCCTACGTCCCCCGGCTGGGTGACGGCCGGGCCCTGTTGCTGGGCGAGATCACGGACACCGGCGGCCATCGGCGGGACATCCACCTCAAGGGTTCCGGGCGCACGCCCTTCGCCCGCGGCGGGGACGGGCGGGCCGTCGTCGGGCCCATGCTCCGGGAGTACCTCATCAGCGAGGCCATGCACGGGCTCGGCATCCGGACGACCCGCTCGCTGGGGGTGGTCGCCACCGGCCGGACCGTCCTGCGCGAGGAGGGTCCGTTGCGCGGGGCCGTGCTCGCCCGGGTGGCGGCCAGCCACCTGCGCGTCGGCAGTTTCCAGTACGCCCGCAACCATGAGGATCCTGCGCTGCTCCGCCGCCTGGCGGACCAGGCCGTGGCCCTGCACTATCCGACGGCGGCTCAGGACGAGAACCCTTACCTGTCCCTGCTGCGCGGCGTCTTCAGGGCGCAGGCCGGCCTGGTGGCCCAGTGGCTGCTGGTCGGGTTCGTGCACGGGGTGATGAACACGGACAACATGACCATCTCCGGCGAGACCATCGACTACGGCCCCTGCGCCTTCATGGACGCCTTCGACCGCAACGCCGTGTACAGCTCCATCGACACCGGCGGGCGCTATGCCTACGGGAACCAGCCGGCGGTCGCCCAATGGAACCTGGCCCGCTTCGCCGAGGCCCTGCTGCCGTTGCTGGACGAGAACGAGGACCGGGCGGTGGCCCTGGCCACCGAGGCCCTGGGAGAGTTCCCCCGGGAGTTCGGGACCGCCTTCTCGGCCGGCATGCGCCGCAAGCTGGGCCTGCCGGCGGATTCCCCGGACAAGACCGTCGGCCCGCTGATCGATGACCTCCTCGCCCTGCTGCACCAGGACCACGTGGACTACACCCAGTTCTTACGCCGCCTGGGCCAGGCCGCTCGCGGAGACCTAAGCCCGGTGCAGGCCGTGTTCACCGACCGGCCCACCCTCGACGCCTGGATCGAGCGCTGGCAGTCCTTCACCCCGGATCCCGAGTCGATGGAGCGCGCGAATCCGGCGTATATCCCCCGCAACCATCTGGTCGAGGAGGCCCTCGAAGCCGCATCGGCCGATGACCTGGCGCCCCTGTACCGACTGCTGGAGGCCGTCAGCGAGCCCTTCCGCGAACGCCCCGGCTTCGAGCGCTACGCGGAGTCCCCGCCAGAGGACTTCGGTCAGTACCGCACCTACTGCGGGACCTGA
- a CDS encoding metallophosphoesterase produces MSTAPVRLLLLADTHVPTRARALPAQVWQAVEAADVVFHAGDWQVTEVLDELQARAHRLVGVWGNNDGAELRRRLPEIARVEIGGVRFAMTHETGAARGREQRMATAFVEDDVLIFGHSHIPWDSVAGDETANPGLRLLNPGSPTDRRRQPECTLMTAAVQDGRLADVRLVAVDRTP; encoded by the coding sequence ATGTCCACCGCTCCGGTCCGCCTGCTGCTGCTGGCGGACACGCACGTCCCCACCCGGGCGCGCGCCCTCCCCGCGCAGGTGTGGCAGGCCGTGGAGGCGGCCGACGTCGTCTTCCATGCCGGGGATTGGCAGGTTACGGAGGTGCTGGACGAGCTCCAGGCCCGAGCCCATCGCCTGGTGGGCGTGTGGGGCAACAATGACGGCGCGGAGTTGCGCCGGCGACTGCCAGAGATCGCGCGGGTGGAGATCGGTGGCGTCCGGTTCGCCATGACGCATGAGACCGGGGCGGCCCGTGGCCGGGAACAGCGGATGGCCACCGCGTTCGTGGAGGACGACGTGCTGATCTTCGGCCACAGCCACATCCCTTGGGACTCGGTGGCCGGCGACGAAACGGCGAATCCCGGCCTGCGACTGTTGAATCCGGGTTCGCCGACGGACCGCCGGAGGCAACCCGAGTGCACCCTGATGACCGCTGCGGTGCAGGACGGGCGGTTGGCGGACGTCCGGCTGGTCGCCGTGGACCGGACGCCCTGA
- a CDS encoding VOC family protein — MTIQTTTHLNFRGDARSALEFYQSVFGGHTVINTYADFGMPADVPGADKVVFGLVAAENGFRLMGYDIPGQTDGPIAGGGSTRRENNTTVTDQALFVSIGSDTLDELQGYWDALAVDATIVEPLAASAWSAGFGMLTDRFGVTWSVTVTVA; from the coding sequence ATGACCATTCAGACGACCACCCACCTCAACTTCCGTGGCGACGCGCGCTCGGCGCTGGAGTTCTACCAGTCCGTCTTCGGCGGTCACACCGTCATCAACACCTACGCCGATTTCGGCATGCCGGCAGATGTTCCTGGTGCTGACAAGGTGGTGTTCGGTCTCGTTGCCGCCGAGAACGGCTTCCGGCTGATGGGCTACGACATCCCTGGCCAGACTGACGGCCCGATCGCGGGGGGCGGCTCGACCCGCCGCGAGAACAACACCACCGTCACCGACCAGGCGCTGTTCGTCTCGATCGGCTCTGACACCCTCGACGAGCTCCAGGGCTACTGGGACGCCCTCGCTGTGGACGCGACCATCGTGGAGCCGCTGGCTGCGTCGGCCTGGAGCGCCGGGTTCGGGATGCTCACCGACCGGTTCGGTGTCACTTGGAGCGTCACCGTCACCGTTGCCTGA
- a CDS encoding YafY family protein: MTTTSRLLNLLSLLQTRRDWPGSILASRLEISDRTVRRDIERLRDMGYSIQATMGPDGGYRLDAGSELPPLLFDDDQAVAVAIALQAAPAVGAGIEEAAIRALGTIRQVMPSRLRHRLDALDVTAIDRPGDAVSTHVSLDVLVTLANAIRDRTSLRFDYAARDAMQDDQQLPARRVEPHHLVTSHGRWHLVAWDLDREDWRLYSADRIHPRTPSGPRFTSRTVPGGGVGEFVSARFKGSDVNGWPCRGTVILNLPAREVLPFAGDGTVVTLDDHRCSLEAGSWSWGSLAASFGRFEVPMEVIGPPELATAFATLATRYATTAHNVVAQD; this comes from the coding sequence ATGACGACAACATCACGGTTGCTGAACTTGTTGTCGCTGTTGCAAACGCGACGGGACTGGCCGGGGTCGATTCTGGCGTCCCGGCTAGAGATCAGCGACCGCACGGTACGCCGGGACATCGAACGGCTACGGGACATGGGCTACAGCATCCAGGCCACGATGGGACCGGATGGCGGGTACCGGCTCGACGCGGGCAGCGAGCTCCCTCCACTCCTGTTCGACGACGACCAAGCCGTTGCCGTGGCGATTGCCCTGCAAGCGGCACCAGCGGTGGGAGCAGGGATCGAGGAAGCGGCGATCCGCGCCCTGGGGACGATCCGTCAGGTCATGCCCTCACGGCTACGACACCGCCTCGACGCGCTCGATGTCACCGCGATCGACCGTCCCGGCGACGCCGTATCCACACACGTCTCGCTCGACGTTCTCGTCACACTCGCCAACGCCATCCGCGACCGGACGAGCCTTCGGTTTGACTACGCTGCACGCGACGCCATGCAAGACGACCAGCAACTCCCTGCCCGCCGGGTGGAGCCTCATCACCTCGTCACCTCCCACGGGCGGTGGCACCTCGTCGCGTGGGACCTCGACCGCGAAGACTGGCGCCTCTACAGCGCCGACCGTATCCATCCACGCACACCCAGCGGCCCCCGCTTCACCTCTCGAACGGTGCCCGGCGGCGGCGTGGGAGAGTTCGTCTCCGCACGATTTAAAGGTTCCGATGTCAACGGATGGCCCTGCCGCGGGACCGTGATCCTGAACCTCCCTGCTCGCGAGGTCTTGCCATTCGCCGGAGACGGCACGGTCGTCACCCTCGACGACCACCGGTGCAGTCTCGAAGCCGGCTCATGGTCATGGGGGTCGCTCGCGGCCTCCTTCGGAAGATTCGAAGTACCAATGGAGGTCATCGGCCCTCCAGAACTCGCCACTGCGTTCGCCACGCTCGCAACGCGATACGCGACAACGGCTCACAACGTCGTGGCGCAAGACTAA